The Leopardus geoffroyi isolate Oge1 chromosome C3, O.geoffroyi_Oge1_pat1.0, whole genome shotgun sequence genomic interval tacgtcttcctctctctctgcccctcccccactcatgctctgtctctctctttctcaaaattagacattaaaaaataatgtttaagttccaggtgttaagccccactgattgtaagaactcatgaaattaggccccactgtttttcaaaactaaatgttATGAGGACTCATCTTCCCTGTATGAGAGTCTGTTTCTGTCCCCTCTTGCACCTTCCCTCCCTTGGACAGTCCTGTGTGTCCATTTAGCTCCCAACTgcatctctgccctccccaccttcttTGATGTGACCTCTTCtatacatttagctgtggagagtttgttctgctagtcttcaggtcgttttctgggttatttacgtTGATGTGGGTGCTACCTGgttgtatccatgggacaaaGTGAGCTTGGGGTCCTCTTACTTGGGGTCCATCTTCCCCAGAAATCCAATATGTTGTTAGATTTTTAAAGGGTTCAGAACAGTATATATAGTGTGCTATCATGTATGCCTAGGATATTTCTAGAAAGATCAACAAGAAATGCCTCGGAATAATTCCTGGGGAGAGGAAATAGGTGTCTGGGACAAGAtagcttgctttttaaattatatactcTTTCGTGtatcttttcaattttatgtatTACTAATTCCCcaaaaaaagcaaacttaaacacacacctgtacacacacacacacacacagtggataGGGGAAATggaacaaaagggaaggaaaggactAGGAAGGAGTTCTGGAAGCACAATAGGTCATAAATTCAGatcaaaagacaaaaggaactCAAAAATCTAGAGGCAGAGCTCCCTACTCCACAGTGTTTGGGGCTgactcatttatccatttattcaccAAACATTCAAGAGTGACTTTCATGGGCCGAGCCTGTGTTAGACGTCCAGGCACAGGCATTGGCCCTGTCCTCAAGTAGTTCAGACACTGATGGGGAGGGGAGTAATCAGTCATGTTGAGTCATGGAAATAACACCTGTAGAGGATCTACGGAAATGTAGAAAAGAGGCAGTCTAGCCTGAAAACTTCCCCTTGAAGGATGctgacttcttccttctctgcctagCTCCTCTGTCATCATCACCTTCTTCTCTCAGCCTCGTCCTGCTGCAGAAGGAATGTGAGTAGTCTCATTGCTGTTGTCCATACAGAGCAGGTGCAGGTGCCTCGAGTTGTCGTGAAGTCCGTGAACACGTCTGATAGTGCCTCCTGCAACATTACCTTGATTTGCTCTGTGGAGAGGGCAGGGACGAGTGTTCTGTACAGCTGGACCCCGAAGAACACCCATGCTTCTGAATCCCATGGGGCCTCCACCATCACCATCTACTGGATGCCATGTGACCCAGACCTGCCATACACCTGCACAGCCAGGAACCCAGTCAGCCAGAGCACCTCCAGGCCCATCCATGCCTGGCAGTTCTGTTCAGGTACAGGTTCCACTTAGGCCCTCCTGGCGATTCCAGAAAGTCTGAGTAGCTATGGAACCCTGCCAGGGTTCTGGCAGGACACAGGTGGAATAGGGAAGCAAGAAGATAGGCTTGAAGACCCCTTGTACTCTACCATCTGAGGCCTGAGAGAGACTGACGGGGCATGTAGGAACTACCAGGGAACTGAAACTCTAAGGGTAGAACAAGGGAACAGAAGAGACTTTGGATGAAGAGATCCAGTTTGTTCTTTGCTTGGGTGGGGGTATCCCCTGGGGTCTCCTCAGAAGGTCAGGAAGGGCAGGAGAGGACTGGGTGTGTGAAAGGCAGAGCCAGGTGTGTATCTATCTGTGACAAGTGTTCCACAGGGATGCCTCGTGAtaggaagggaaagggggtgtGGGCAGGAGAGCTTGTGGGACTTCAGTCTCCTTCAGGCAGGCTGAGGGTTCATAGGGCCAGTAACTAAAGTCACAATGTCTCATCTCTGATTGCAGCTCCGGGAGCCTCCAGAGGAGGATCAACGGGGGAGACAGTGGTGGGGATCCTCGGGGAGTCAGTCACCCTCCCCCTGACACTCTCGGCCGGTCACTACGTGAACAACATTGTCTGGATGTTTAACACATCTATTATCACCAAAAAGCAGGAAGTGAAGCCCAAGATGCCTGACAAGAACTCTGGCCAAGACTACTCCCTGAAGATCGGGCAGCTAAAGATGGAGAATGCTGGCCACTACTATGCCTATGTGTGTTCAAAGGCCTCCAGAGTCATCGGCAGAAAACATTTCACCCTGCTCGTCTACCGTGAGTTTCTGAGCAGAGCGCTAAGCATTAGATTCCTTCCCTGAAATGTTTCTCCTCTTTGCTGCTttccctgcctcctgcttccctcAAGCCTCTCCTCCTACCAAAATGCCTCAGGCCACCTGAACAACTATTGGGTCCACACCAGTCAACTCACAGGAGGAAAAATTTTTAACCAGCAGCTGGGCAAAATCCACCTACCAATATCCCCCTTCTAGACTTCCAGTTAGGTCTCCACCATCCAACTTTCAATACTCGCCACTGTTTTCCTGCATCGCTtgtcgttttttgttttttttgttttttttttttatagaatattATCATTTTTGAATAAGAGAACAGCTGGCTGGAGTGGAATTGGAGAAGACTGAGGAGAAAGCCTTTAGTGTCCAAAGACCCTCTGACCTCCCCCCCACGAGGGCTGCTTGGCTCTCCTGTCATCACATCCCCTGCCTGGGTTTGTTGATGTCGAAGTAGCTGAAAAGAGTCCCTGTCCATGGTTCTGCTAAAGTATGTTGGAAGTCAGCTAGTCCACGTCGATAGCAGCTGTgactcaaatataatttttttttaagcaagaagatttagtaaaaataataatgcattggGAACAACTGATGCCCATCTTACATTTCCGTTAAAATTGCTAACGTTTATTGGGCACTAACTCTGTGTCAGTGCTGCACTCACCTCTCTACACTTTATCTCCTGAATAAAAAAAACTTAGACGATGGCACCTCAACGCATAAGCCTTGAAGAGTCTTTGGAGCACACGGAATGTTGTGCTTACTTGTGTGGAAGGGTTTGCTCGTCCTTCACAGGGTACTCCATAGAATGATGTGGtatctttgtttttctactttttattaacTCCTTTAACATCCGAGCATCCAAGCATCCAAGAGGTGAACTGATATGTCTGAGATTTCATGGCCACTGAGGGAAAGGCCAAGTGCACTCCAAAATGTCTGTGGCTCCTGGAGGCACTTTCTCAGCCCTAAGGCAGTTCCAACACACAATTTCATGAGCATATTCTGAATGAGTAAAGACGTGGTGACTGCCCAGTGGGTGGGCGTGACTCTACATTAGGTCTTTCTCCTCACACAGGGAGGCTGAAGAAGCCAAAAGTCACCGGGAGCCTTGAGCTCACTGAGGATGGCCTCTGCAGGGTCAGCCTGACATGTTCAGTGGAGGACAGTGGACACAATGTGACATACTTATGGACCTTCCTACAGAAAGGAACTGTCATGTCCCAAGGGGGATCTCACCTCAATATCTCTTGGAGAAGTGATGAAAATCATCCCAACTTCACATGTACCACCAGGAACCCTGTCAGCAAGAGCTCCCAGTCGTTTCTTCCCGGTGACATCTGCCCAGGTTGCCTTGGATCCAAGAGTCTGCATTCTGAGTGGTTCTTTATGAGTGCAGCAAAGGAGTGTGGGCGAGAGTACTTTAGAGTAGCACattccaatagaaatataatggaaaCCACACATggaatttacattttctaatagCCACATTAGATAAAGCAAAAAGCAACAAGTAACATTAACTTCAGTAATATATTTTGCTTAACCCACTATATCCAAATATCATCACTTCAATATGTAGCCAATATGCAATTATCCTTGAGATAATTTACATTTCATGTTGTGCtaaatctttgaaatctggtACGTTTTTACACtaacagcacatctcaattcagatgCCAAATTTTCATGGGAAGTACTTGATCTGTATTCAGATTTCACAAAACTTAGAGTTGAAAAGCTAGATTTACGTATCCAAGTTGCTCCAAACCTACTTATCAGGTTTTTCAATAAGAAACTGAATAGCCATACTTcaatttcaagttttaaaaattaaataaagtaagcaATTCAGCTCCAGAGTCATCCTGGACACATTCCAATGGCTCCTGCCATGGCTCGTGGCCACTATACTTGAGAGTAGAAGCAAGAAATGAAGCCCTGGTGGCTCTCACTAGATGCCACTAGTCTAGGTCCTTGTGAGTTTTAACACAGTCAGCTTTACAATAATCTTATGTGGcaaatattcttattattctcCATTACATgaagaaaccaagactcagaaagTATAAGGGACTTGAACAAGGCCACACAACAAAAGCACAATTGAAACCCTGAGTTctgtgctctgctctgctctagaaggaagtagaaaaaagGAAGGTTTACCTAGAATGTGACAAGGCTAGGTCGGGCTAGCAGATGGATTTAGAGCCCAATTAAGTGGGAATTTTGACTCTGTCTTGAGCCTGGAACTGCCCTTATATCATTGACAGAAAGGAGCAGTGTAGTGTGATGGATAAGGGTGTTTAAGAATCAGGCAGCCTATGTTCAAATCCTGTTCGGGATGAACTCTGCGACACTGGGCAAGGGGCTGTACCTAGAGACAGTGTCTGTCATAAGACAGACTATAGCTTCTTGTCCAGAACAATACCTGCTCAATGAATagttgtagaatgaatgaaaaggaatATGCTCTGCAATAGCATGAAATTTTAAGAGGCAGGTAGGATGGTCATTATGCTGTGTCCACTGATTGTTCCAACCTCTCTACCATTATTTATACTAATACCATTCATTTCCTCTCCAAAGGGCACGAGAGAAACATGAAGCTCTACATTGGACTCTCCTTGATGTCTCTTATTCTTCTGTGCTTTGGGATCTCCATCTGGTGGTGCCTGTGGAAGCAAAAAGGACGGCGTGGGTTTCTGAGATCAATGGCATCTGCCCTAGACCATATCCTGGGACCTTTGCAGGCTTGTCTGTCCTCTCATGATCTCCCCTCCCCGacactccttcccccccccccgcccctcctctgtcTATCCGAAGACCTCATTTCTTCTCAGAGTGATGGAGAGGAGGGGTGCTCGTtgtggggaaggcagggaaggagctggCCTTAGGGACAAACGTTACCAGAGACTCAAAAATGACCAGAGCTCTCCATCTCTCACCCCTACTTTGTCCTTCGAGCCAGCTTAGTTCTTTCCTACTGACCCCAGCTGACGGGTGGGGTGGAGTGTACCACAACACAGCAATTGCTCTCTCCAGACGCACACCTACTAGGAGATACGCCAccgggaagagaaaaaagaggtttCCCTCCAACTCTCATTTGAAAGATCTCTGATTGGCCTGGCCTCGGGTCATGTGACCATGGCTTGGCCCAATCACCGTGGCCAAGGGGATTAGCTATTATGATTGGCAGCTCCCTCGGAATCTCATATTGCAGTGGAAATGGACTAGTTCCCAGAAAGAGCCTATTGGTTAGAACACGTAGGATCCCTGGAATAACTGATGCGAGCCAACAAACCAATCTGAGGAGTGGCTACCACAGATGGGGCAGAGGGATGGCAGGAGGCTCCAGGGCCGCCTTCTCAGCTGAAGATGACCTTAGACTCTGGTCGCCCTTTCACGTAGGTTCCTGCTCACATCAGGGTTCACCTTGTCCCTAAAGCCTTTTCCTTGGCCGTGTCCCCAGAAATCTCTCCCCGTCTGTTTCGACGCTCACGAAATCAGACGCCTCTCTCCTCACAGCCCTACTGATAAATCTTCTCTACCTTGGTTTCTCAGACTCAGTCCCAGCCTCCAGCTCCAACCAAGCTGAAACCCCAGCGGATGCGCCAGGTAATATCACCAATGACACAGGCTATGGGGTCCCTGGGCCCGATGGAAGCTCCAAGGCCTGGCTATTTATTCTATGTGGTCTGCCAACCAGCGACATGAGTATCAcccaggagcttgttagaaacgcaaatcttggggcgcctgggtggcgcagtcggttaagcgtccgacttcagccaggtcacgatctcgcggtccgtgagttcgagccccgcgtaggctctgggctggtggctcggagcctggagcctgtttccgattctgtgtctccctctctctctgcccctcccccgttcatgctctgtctctctctgtcccaaaaataaataaacgttgaaaaaaaaaaaaaatttaaaaaaaaaaaaaagaaacgcaaATCTTGGGCACCACCCCAGAATACTGAGCTCTAGTCTGCATCTTCACAAGGTGAATCATATACCTGTTAAAGTCTGAGAAATAATGTGGTTTGGAGAAGGAAGGCGGTTTGGGGTACAGAAACCACAATGAGGATGGACTCCAGAGAGAAGGTGACCAAAGCTAGGAGAGGCAGCCTGCCCTCTGGGGTCTCCAGAGCTCCTCAGGCTTTGATCATTATCACTTGAACTTAGCCTCTGATGAGGGTGGAGTCATTTTCCTCATTCTGAGAATGGAGACACAAAGGCCAGATAGAATGGCAAATCTGCGGCAGAAGCCAAACTAAAACCCAATGAAAATTAAACCCGTGAGACCGTCTAGACACCTATGACCCAAGAGCATCACTGAGGAAGTAGTTTCCCAATTTCTGAAAAAGCTAAGGCATGCTTTCTTCAAACAAAATACTGCGCAACACCCCAACAGCACAAAGTGTGTGAAGGTGGGCCTGTCCTGACAGGTGTTGGGGTGGTGAGCTGAGATGCCTGCATCTTACCTTCCCACCCCCGTTCCCATCGCTTGGTGTCCTCAATTACCACCTTGAACTCTAAGCTCTGGAGTTCTAAGGAATCCCCAAACTCCACCCACTCAAACAAATCCTGCTTTTAAAAACCCCTGGTAACCCCTCCTGGAGGAGATCCCCCACGTTGATATACTAAGAGGAGGGACTGGGTGGGAGGCCAGGGGCTCAAATAATCCAACAGTGCAGGCTTCTCTGAAGAAAAGTATAACCAAGAGAAAGGGGCCAAGAAACAGGACTGAGGCTAAGGGTGGAGCTTCCCACCAGCTACCTCCTCACAGCTGGCAGGGCGGACCCTGGTCTCCCCCAGCCTGTGCCCTCATTCCTTGGCACCCTGGGCACAGTAGGAGGAGTAGGGTAGTACTGGGGACACCACTCTCACCCTGCCCTTCCGCCCTCCCCAGCGCACCTTTCCTCCACTCCCATGGTCTGCTTCTTTAACCTCTCCACCATCTCTCCAAAGCCTCTCCATCTTCTGTCACTGCCTAGGTTCATGctgtcaccattttttttttgtttgtttgtttcattgaataggatatttttttttaattgaaaactcATATAGTCACATGGTATACAATGAAATCTCCCTCCAAATCCCAATCTCCTAGTCTCTCCAGCGGCCTTCATTGTTAGGATGTATTTCTAAATCCTTTCAGAGCCTTTTAATGCATTTACAGGCGTCAGATACAtttgtgcgtgcgtgcatgtacgtgtgtgtggTGGGTGCGTGGGTGGGTGCCCTTCATTTAATTACAC includes:
- the LY9 gene encoding T-lymphocyte surface antigen Ly-9 isoform X3 — protein: MAGPKKHPDDWVLRSFSRKPQKSQPHVFSPLLWTHLLFLLMGLEASGKDSPPTVVPGILGGSVTFSLNTSVDTEIEHVTWNGPQKALALAVTETQVIIMDKSYQNRLNISWNYSLSISNLTLKDAGSYKAQINHKNSEVTIDEEFILRVYEQVQVPRVVVKSVNTSDSASCNITLICSVERAGTSVLYSWTPKNTHASESHGASTITIYWMPCDPDLPYTCTARNPVSQSTSRPIHAWQFCSAPGASRGGSTGETVVGILGESVTLPLTLSAGHYVNNIVWMFNTSIITKKQEVKPKMPDKNSGQDYSLKIGQLKMENAGHYYAYVCSKASRVIGRKHFTLLVYRRLKKPKVTGSLELTEDGLCRVSLTCSVEDSGHNVTYLWTFLQKGTVMSQGGSHLNISWRSDENHPNFTCTTRNPVSKSSQSFLPGDICPGHERNMKLYIGLSLMSLILLCFGISIWWCLWKQKGRHSVPASSSNQAETPADAPGYEKLDTLPKTAKQRSRPPSASSSDSSGTTEETTDMVKAGRYQEDTGPDSASETQAEYDLVMLRNAPASTAQDNTVYTQVFLNLQVSPFDQYTFPPPPVLTPSNIPDDLVPPHGEPGPAAHEQTSVALLVLTKPRDPLE
- the LY9 gene encoding T-lymphocyte surface antigen Ly-9 isoform X4, with the protein product MAGPKKHPDDWVLRSFSRKPQKSQPHVFSPLLWTHLLFLLMGLEASGKDSPPTVVPGILGGSVTFSLNTSVDTEIEHVTWNGPQKALALAVTETQVIIMDKSYQNRLNISWNYSLSISNLTLKDAGSYKAQINHKNSEVTIDEEFILRVYEQVQVPRVVVKSVNTSDSASCNITLICSVERAGTSVLYSWTPKNTHASESHGASTITIYWMPCDPDLPYTCTARNPVSQSTSRPIHAWQFCSAPGASRGGSTGETVVGILGESVTLPLTLSAGHYVNNIVWMFNTSIITKKQEVKPKMPDKNSGQDYSLKIGQLKMENAGHYYAYVCSKASRVIGRKHFTLLVYRRLKKPKVTGSLELTEDGLCRVSLTCSVEDSGHNVTYLWTFLQKGTVMSQGGSHLNISWRSDENHPNFTCTTRNPVSKSSQSFLPGDICPGHERNMKLYIGLSLMSLILLCFGISIWWCLWKQKGRHSVPASSSNQAETPADAPGYEKLDTLPKTAKQRSRPPSASSSDSSGTTEETTDMVKAGRYQEDTGPDSASETQAEYDLVMLRNAPASTAQDNTVYTQVFLNLQGKTPVPQQKERSATIYSCIQTPQKVVPPPQQNDLESPETPTYENLD
- the LY9 gene encoding T-lymphocyte surface antigen Ly-9 isoform X5, whose translation is MAGPKKHPDDWVLRSFSRKPQKSQPHVFSPLLWTHLLFLLMGLEASGKDSPPTVVPGILGGSVTFSLNTSVDTEIEHVTWNGPQKALALAVTETQVIIMDKSYQNRLNISWNYSLSISNLTLKDAGSYKAQINHKNSEVTIDEEFILRVYEQVQVPRVVVKSVNTSDSASCNITLICSVERAGTSVLYSWTPKNTHASESHGASTITIYWMPCDPDLPYTCTARNPVSQSTSRPIHAWQFCSAPGASRGGSTGETVVGILGESVTLPLTLSAGHYVNNIVWMFNTSIITKKQEVKPKMPDKNSGQDYSLKIGQLKMENAGHYYAYVCSKASRVIGRKHFTLLVYRRLKKPKVTGSLELTEDGLCRVSLTCSVEDSGHNVTYLWTFLQKGTVMSQGGSHLNISWRSDENHPNFTCTTRNPVSKSSQSFLPGDICPGHERNMKLYIGLSLMSLILLCFGISIWWCLWKQKGRRGFLRSMASALDHILGPLQTQSQPPAPTKLKPQRMRQGMRSWTLFPRLPSNGLGPPLPAALTAVEQPRRRQTWSRLEDTRRTLDLTRLLRRKLSTIWSC
- the LY9 gene encoding T-lymphocyte surface antigen Ly-9 isoform X1, translated to MAGPKKHPDDWVLRSFSRKPQKSQPHVFSPLLWTHLLFLLMGLEASGKDSPPTVVPGILGGSVTFSLNTSVDTEIEHVTWNGPQKALALAVTETQVIIMDKSYQNRLNISWNYSLSISNLTLKDAGSYKAQINHKNSEVTIDEEFILRVYEQVQVPRVVVKSVNTSDSASCNITLICSVERAGTSVLYSWTPKNTHASESHGASTITIYWMPCDPDLPYTCTARNPVSQSTSRPIHAWQFCSAPGASRGGSTGETVVGILGESVTLPLTLSAGHYVNNIVWMFNTSIITKKQEVKPKMPDKNSGQDYSLKIGQLKMENAGHYYAYVCSKASRVIGRKHFTLLVYRRLKKPKVTGSLELTEDGLCRVSLTCSVEDSGHNVTYLWTFLQKGTVMSQGGSHLNISWRSDENHPNFTCTTRNPVSKSSQSFLPGDICPGHERNMKLYIGLSLMSLILLCFGISIWWCLWKQKGRRGFLRSMASALDHILGPLQAYSVPASSSNQAETPADAPGYEKLDTLPKTAKQRSRPPSASSSDSSGTTEETTDMVKAGRYQEDTGPDSASETQAEYDLVMLRNAPASTAQDNTVYTQVFLNLQVSPFDQYTFPPPPVLTPSNIPDDLVPPHGEPGPAAHEQTSVALLVLTKPRDPLE
- the LY9 gene encoding T-lymphocyte surface antigen Ly-9 isoform X2 — protein: MAGPKKHPDDWVLRSFSRKPQKSQPHVFSPLLWTHLLFLLMGLEASGKDSPPTVVPGILGGSVTFSLNTSVDTEIEHVTWNGPQKALALAVTETQVIIMDKSYQNRLNISWNYSLSISNLTLKDAGSYKAQINHKNSEVTIDEEFILRVYEQVQVPRVVVKSVNTSDSASCNITLICSVERAGTSVLYSWTPKNTHASESHGASTITIYWMPCDPDLPYTCTARNPVSQSTSRPIHAWQFCSAPGASRGGSTGETVVGILGESVTLPLTLSAGHYVNNIVWMFNTSIITKKQEVKPKMPDKNSGQDYSLKIGQLKMENAGHYYAYVCSKASRVIGRKHFTLLVYRRLKKPKVTGSLELTEDGLCRVSLTCSVEDSGHNVTYLWTFLQKGTVMSQGGSHLNISWRSDENHPNFTCTTRNPVSKSSQSFLPGDICPGHERNMKLYIGLSLMSLILLCFGISIWWCLWKQKGRRGFLRSMASALDHILGPLQAYSVPASSSNQAETPADAPGYEKLDTLPKTAKQRSRPPSASSSDSSGTTEETTDMVKAGRYQEDTGPDSASETQAEYDLVMLRNAPASTAQDNTVYTQVFLNLQGKTPVPQQKERSATIYSCIQTPQKVVPPPQQNDLESPETPTYENLD